The window AAATACCAAAAAATTGGTGCACAAATTGATAAAATCGCCGTAAAATTAGATAAAGAAAAAAATGCATTATTAAGCGACAATGTCATGCTTGAACAGCTTTACCATAAAAACAAAGATTATTTTGACGCTTTAAACATCTATATTGCTGCGGGTGAATTGAAAAAAGAAGAACTTGAACAAACTTTGATTCCTGAAGCAATGAAAAAAGCTGAAATGACCGGTGATCAAATGGATGTACAAGTTGTGAACGACTTAACACAATTTTTAGATCGCTTAGACAAACGAACACATGACTTAGCTTTAGCGCGTCAAATTACCATCCAACAAGCCCCACAAATTCGCTTAATTCAAAATACCAATCAAGCATTGGCAGAAAAAATTCAAGCCTCTATTAATACCGCTATCCCACTTTGGAAAAATCAAGTGGCAATCTCTTTAACATTATTACGCCAAAAAGATGCCGTGACCTCTCAACGACAAGTTGCTGAAACGACAAATGACTTGTTAAAACGTAATTCCGAAATGTTAAAACAATCAACCATTGAAACCGCTCGTGAAAATGAACGAGGCGTTGTTGATATTGAGACATTACAAAAAACACAAGATGACTTAATCGAGACAATCCAAGAAACATTACGTATACAAGCCGAAGGAAAAGAAAAACGACGTGCCGCAGAGCTAGAATTAGCTGTGATGGAAGATGAATTAAAACACAAATTATTGGAAGTCTCTAATAAATAATAAAAAAAACAACTGTCTATGTAGTCCATCTAAAAGTTAGAATTTTTAGTCTAACTTTTACTTGTACTACAATAGTTGTTTTTTTGTTTACCGTTATTCAAATAATTCAGCTTTATTTTCTACAAAAAAAGCGAAAACTTCTAATTATTAGAAGCCTTCGCTTTTTCTTATTATAGTAATAAGACTTAAAATGCTACATAGTTTCTTGGATTTTCAAAACCAGACCATAGTGACGTACTAATACCGAAGTGTAAATGTGCACCTGTAGAATAACCTGTAGAACCTACATTACCAATGAAACTTGATTGTCCTACTTGTTGATTAGCTGACACATTGATACTGCTTAAATGGAAGTAGTAAGTGTATTTACCGTTATCATGCTTGATGATAACATAATTACCTGCTGAATAATGATAACCTGCTTCAACTACAACACCTGATTTCACCGCATAGACTGGTGTTCCTGTTCCAACTGCTAAATCAATACCATCATGTTGTGTTCCTGAGTAACCTGTTGGATCTTGACGATAACCAAATTCACTTGAAACCGTCACACCAGGCATATTTAATGGATGAGCATAGCCATTGCTTTGCTCATTTTTAACAGAATTATTTTTATTAGACGATTGCTTCGTCTTTTGTTTAGAACTATCTAACTTGATTTTATTTCCTACATAAATTTTATTAGGATTTTTGATATTATTATCACTTATCAATT is drawn from Vagococcus xieshaowenii and contains these coding sequences:
- a CDS encoding toxic anion resistance protein; the protein is MTDKIKPVDSTLDDLLSNPFADSSDAAMQMVNSPDMQTTEAVNQAPKFIDKLEPARQVQARQLAEQIDITDSQSVMAYGSAAQKKLGEFSHSMLAHVQNQDLGPVGDSLTELMYRLNETSPDELQAQERNVFKKMFGKVKQSIYEVTAKYQKIGAQIDKIAVKLDKEKNALLSDNVMLEQLYHKNKDYFDALNIYIAAGELKKEELEQTLIPEAMKKAEMTGDQMDVQVVNDLTQFLDRLDKRTHDLALARQITIQQAPQIRLIQNTNQALAEKIQASINTAIPLWKNQVAISLTLLRQKDAVTSQRQVAETTNDLLKRNSEMLKQSTIETARENERGVVDIETLQKTQDDLIETIQETLRIQAEGKEKRRAAELELAVMEDELKHKLLEVSNK
- a CDS encoding peptidoglycan DD-metalloendopeptidase family protein → MKKYNMIKTIGMVLGASIFAMYSANEVNAEEMTTYKIKSGDSLSQIAIDNGLSLDKLISDNNIKNPNKIYVGNKIKLDSSKQKTKQSSNKNNSVKNEQSNGYAHPLNMPGVTVSSEFGYRQDPTGYSGTQHDGIDLAVGTGTPVYAVKSGVVVEAGYHYSAGNYVIIKHDNGKYTYYFHLSSINVSANQQVGQSSFIGNVGSTGYSTGAHLHFGISTSLWSGFENPRNYVAF